The following coding sequences lie in one Cannabis sativa cultivar Pink pepper isolate KNU-18-1 chromosome 5, ASM2916894v1, whole genome shotgun sequence genomic window:
- the LOC115702056 gene encoding NADH dehydrogenase [ubiquinone] 1 alpha subcomplex subunit 1 has protein sequence MSLVWLEAVLPLGIIAGMLCVMGNAQYYIHKAAHGRPKHIGNDMWDVAMERRDKKLVEKLYAADAPQ, from the exons ATGTCGCTGGTGTGGTTAGAAGCCGTTCTGCCGCTGGGAATCATAGCAGGAATGCTTTGTGTCATGGGAAATGCTCAGTATTACATCCACAAAGCTGCACATGGCAGA CCGAAGCACATCGGCAACGACATGTGGGACGTTGCCATGGAAAGAAGGGACAAGAAGCTCGTTGAGAAGTTGTATGCTGCCGATGCTCCCCAATAA